The Chloroflexota bacterium DNA segment TCCGGGTGGCTGTGGCCGGTGGCGTTGACGGCGATGCCCGCGTTGAAGTCCAGGTAGCGGTAGCCGTCCACGTCCCAGACTTCGGTGCCCTTGCCGCGCTCCATGACGAAGGGGTACGAGCGCGTGTAGGAGGGCGACACGTTGCGGGCGTCGCGCTCCAGCAGGGCCCGCGCCTTGGGGCCTGGGACTGGAAGTTTTCGCACCTTGGTTTTGGCAGTTGTGGCCATATAGACCTCCTTTGGAGAACTGGAATTCGGGCGCGGAAAAAGGGAGAGAAAGGCGGGCCGAGCGCCCTCGGTCGGCCCGCCGCTCCTACACGTCAGCCTCCCCCGATGAGCGGAATGAGGATAACGTGGTCTTCCGGTTGGATCACATAGGTCTTGGGCCGCTGTCGGCCGTTGACCATCACGAACGCCACCAGGTCTGCGGGCAAGCCCAGCGCCTGGATGACGTCGGCCACGGTCTTGCCCTCGGCGGGGCCCAGTTGCTCCGGCCCCGCCTTGGCGTGCTCGCGCAGAATGCCCATCAGTTCAACGGTGGCCATTGCTCTAGACCGCAGCGGCGAATTCGGTCAGGCCAAGTTCCTCCAGTTTCTGCGGCGTTGGCCAACCGTTGGCATCCCATCCGCGCTGCTCGTAGTACATGTCCAGCAGGCGCTCC contains these protein-coding regions:
- a CDS encoding MoaD/ThiS family protein, which codes for MATVELMGILREHAKAGPEQLGPAEGKTVADVIQALGLPADLVAFVMVNGRQRPKTYVIQPEDHVILIPLIGGG